A stretch of the Oxyura jamaicensis isolate SHBP4307 breed ruddy duck chromosome 4, BPBGC_Ojam_1.0, whole genome shotgun sequence genome encodes the following:
- the COMMD8 gene encoding COMM domain-containing protein 8 produces MLRLLEKLPPGRALEFLHKIVDGICGRAYPRYQDYGSVWSLAEWMEVLGETRRYFKTAVGENMSDEEAAQQIKELNENYQEAITKCLKGRKEEIRNALVERVNAISCAQLQDFDWQLKLALSSDKISMLQMPLLNLDLDVRENGEIKPVSIEMNKEELQNLINALEAANKVLLQMK; encoded by the exons ATGCTGCGCCTGCTGGAGAAGCTGCCGCCGGGACGGGCCTTGGAG TTCCTTCATAAGATAGTGGATGGCATATGTGGCCGGGCATACCCTCGGTACCAGGACTATGGCAGCGTTTGGAGTTTGGCGGAGTGGATGGAGGTTTTGGGAGAAACGAGGAGGTATTTCAAAACTGCAGTTGGCGAAAACATGTCTGATGAAGAG gCTGCTCAGCAGATAAAGGAGCTAAATGAAAACTATCAAGAAGCAATCACAAAGTGTctaaaaggcagaaaggaagaaatcagGAATGCACTGgtagaaagagtaaatgcaatCTCATGTGCCCAGCTGCAGGATTTTGACTGGCAATTAAAG CTTGCTCTTTCCAGTGATaagatctccatgctgcaaaTGCCACTTCTCAATCTTGATCTGGATGTGAGAGAAAATGGTGAAATTAAACCAGTTTCTATAGAAATGAATAAGGAAGAATTGCAGAACCTAATAAACGCACTGGAAGCTGCTAATAAG gttctcttgcaaatgaaataa